A single window of Vigna radiata var. radiata cultivar VC1973A chromosome 4, Vradiata_ver6, whole genome shotgun sequence DNA harbors:
- the LOC106758946 gene encoding hydroquinone glucosyltransferase-like, which yields MTKTVHIAVVSSPGFSHLVPIVEFTKRLVKLHPNFHVTCIVPSLGSTPESSIAYLKTLPSNIDSIFLPPISKEQFLQGLRLGLQIQLTVTLSLPSIQEVLRSLSSKVRLTALVADVFAFHVLEFAKEXXXLSYXYXPGSAMXLSLXLXXPKLDEEVSGEFKDLAEPIKLPGCVPLLGVDFPSPTQNRSSEAYKSFLERAKAMVIADGIIMNTFLEMEPGAIRALEESVNGKIKLYPVGPITQKGSNNEDDECLRWLDKQAPCSVLYVNFGSGGTLSQHQIDELALGLELNGQRFLWVLRAPSNLPNAAYLEAAEEDPLQFLPKGFLERTKEKGLVVASWAPQVQILGHSSVGGFLSHCGWNSTLESVQEGVPLITWPLFAEQRMNAVMLAEGLKVALRPRFNEDGIVEKEEIAKVIKCLMKGEIGKGMREKMRTLKDFAAHALKDGSSKHTLLQLASEWENLSGN from the exons ATGACAAAAACAGTTCATATAGCTGTTGTTTCTAGTCCTGGTTTCAGCCACCTTGTCCCTATAGTTGAGTTCACTAAGCGACTTGTCAAACTTCACCCAAATTTTCATGTCACCTGCATCGTTCCCTCACTTGGGTCAACACCAGAATCCTCCATAGCTTACCTTAAAACTCTTCCTTCAAACATTGACTCCATCTTTCTTCCTCCAATCAGCAAAGAACAATTTCTCCAAGGACTACGCTTGGGACTCCAAATTCAACTCACAGTTACTCTTTCTCTCCCGTCAATACAAGAGGTTCTCAGATCCTTGTCATCTAAAGTCCGTTTAACTGCATTGGTGGCCGATGTTTTTGCATTCCATGTCTTGGAATTTGCAAAGGAGNTCCANNCCTTGTCCTATNTTTACTNTCCTGGTTCAGCTATGGNATTGTCACTGNNCTTACANNTGCCAAAACTTGATGAGGAGGTTTCAGGTGAGTTTAAGGATCTGGCGGAACCTATAAAGTTACCAGGTTGTGTACCACTCTTGGGGGTTGATTTTCCTTCCCCAACCCAAAATCGATCAAGTGAAGCTTACAAGAGTTTTCTTGAACGCGCCAAAGCGATGGTTATAGCTGATGGGATTATCATGAACACCTTCTTAGAAATGGAACCAGGTGCTATAAGAGCATTGGAAGAATCGGTAAATGGGAAGATCAAACTGTACCCTGTGGGACCCATTACACAGAAAGGGTCAAACAATGAGGATGATGAGTGTTTAAGATGGTTGGACAAGCAGGCACCGTGTTCAGTGTTGTATGTTAATTTTGGAAGTGGTGGAACACTGTCTCAACACCAGATCGACGAGCTAGCTTTGGGTTTggaattgaatggtcaaaggtTCTTATGGGTTTTGAGAGCACCAAGTAATTTACCAAATGCTGCTTACCTTGAGGCTGCAGAGGAGGACCCTTTGCAATTCTTACCAAAAGGGTTTTTGGAAAGAACAAAGGAGAAAG GTTTGGTTGTGGCTTCATGGGCACCTCAGGTTCAGATCCTTGGTCACAGTTCAGTTGGTGGGTTCCTGAGCCACTGTGGTTGGAACTCGACTTTGGAAAGTGTGCAAGAGGGAGTGCCTCTGATAACATGGCCACTCTTTGCAGAGCAGAGGATGAATGCAGTGATGTTAGCCGAAGGACTGAAAGTGGCATTGAGGCCAAGATTTAACGAGGATGGCATAGTGGAAAAGGAGGAAATCGCAAAGGTgataaagtgtttgatgaaaggaGAAATAGGTAAAGGAATGCGTGAAAAAATGAGGACTTTGAAAGATTTTGCTGCTCATGCACTCAAAGATGGTTCTTCAAAACATACCTTGTTACAGTTGGCCAGTGAATGGGAAAATTTGAGTGGTAATTAG
- the LOC111241481 gene encoding hydroquinone glucosyltransferase-like, protein MEKTVHIAVVSCPGFSHLVPIVEFTKRLVKLHPNFHVTCIVPSLGSTPESSIAYLKTLPSNIDSIFLPPISKEQFLQGLHLGLQIQLTVTLSLPSIHEVLRSLSSKVRLTALVADAFAFQVLEFAKELHSLSYIYYPGSAMVLSLNLHLPKLDEEVSGEFKDLAEPIKLPGCVPLLGVDFPSLTQNRSSEAYKSLLERAKAMVIADGIIMNTFLEMEPGAIRALEESVNGKIKLYPVGPFTQKGSNNEDDECLRWLDKQPACSVLYVSFGSGGTLSQHQIDELALGLELSGQRFLWVLRAPSNLPNSAYFETVIIL, encoded by the coding sequence ATGGAAAAAACAGTTCATATAGCTGTTGTTTCTTGTCCTGGTTTCAGCCACCTTGTCCCTATAGTTGAGTTCACTAAGCGACTTGTCAAACTTCATCCAAATTTTCATGTTACCTGCATCGTTCCCTCACTTGGGTCAACACCAGAATCCTCCATAGCTTACCTTAAAACTCTTCCTTCAAACATTGACTCCATCTTTCTTCCTCCAATCAGCAAAGAACAATTTCTCCAAGGACTACACTTGGGACTCCAAATTCAACTCACAGTTACTCTTTCTCTCCCATCAATACACGAGGTTCTCAGATCCTTGTCATCTAAAGTCCGTTTAACTGCACTTGTGGCTGATGCTTTCGCATTCCAAGTCTTGGAATTTGCAAAGGAGCTCCACTCCTTGTCCTATATTTACTATCCTGGTTCAGCTATGGTATTGTCACTGAACTTACATCTGCCAAAACTTGATGAGGAGGTTTCAGGTGAGTTTAAGGATCTGGCGGAACCTATAAAGTTACCAGGTTGTGTACCACTCTTGGGGGTTGATTTTCCTTCCCTAACCCAAAATCGATCAAGTGAAGCTTACAAGAGTTTGCTTGAACGCGCCAAAGCGATGGTTATAGCTGATGGGATTATCATGAACACCTTTTTAGAAATGGAACCAGGTGCTATAAGAGCATTGGAAGAATCGGTAAATGGGAAGATCAAACTGTACCCTGTGGGACCCTTTACACAGAAAGGGTCAAACAATGAGGATGATGAGTGTTTAAGATGGTTGGACAAGCAGCCAGCTTGTTCAGTGTTGTATGTTTCTTTTGGAAGTGGTGGAACACTGTCTCAACACCAGATCGACGAGCTAGCTTTGGGTTTGGAATTGAGTGGTCAAAGGTTCTTATGGGTTTTGAGAGCACCAAGTAATCTACCTAATTCTGCTTACTTTGAGactgttattattttataa